In Methanococcus voltae, the sequence ATACCCCATCTACCACCCAATTCTGCAGTGTTAAATATTACTATATCGTTTCCATCGTGATATCTACCATAATATCCCATTAACATTTGTGGGGCAGTGTATCCATCTTCTTTACCCATTAAATCCACTTCTGCAATGTATAATTTTCCCTGCACGGGGTGAAATAAATCATCAGGTACTAAAGAATTTAATTCAGTGTATGTTATCATTTTAGGAGGCTGATTATCTGCCATTGAATAAGTCATATTTATATTATATAATGAGTTAGAAAATGGGCTCGTAGATGATTCATAATCCCATTGATTATTATTAATATGGATATATTTTTTAAATAATGTGTCATCGCTATTCTCGAATCCATCAAACATTGTAAACACGGATTTCCCATCTGAAACACCTGTGCCGGAGTAATAAATATCTACTTGTTCAACAGAATTCGCACTTAAATTCATTTTTAACCATACAAATGCTTTAGGGTTTGGTTCTGATGAATTCCAATATTCTACCCAATAATTTAATTTTACACCATTATGGTAAAAATCTAATCCATTACCGTCACTATTTTTGATAAAATTATAATTTGAGTTATTTAATACAATTAGTACAGGGAAATTTTCCAAATTTTCAGTGTTTGGATTTTTTATATATATTGAATCTTTTGTATCACTTTTTACATAGTGGAATGCACTAATTATTGTTTTAACAGTTATGTTTTTTGAATTTTCATAAGATTTACTTCTTAAAGCACCTGCTTTCGATAGATTATAATCTAAAGTATAATCTACATTAAAAGTAAATCCGTTTACCATTGAAATATTTGTTATTTCGAAATTATAATTTAATTCATAACCTGCATTTTCATAAGTAGTTTTAATTGCATTTATATCATTTTGAATTTCTGATTCGGTGTGATTTTCTAAATAATACAGCACACTATCCGTATTATCAAAAAATGGAGTAGAACTACCCGAGTTATAATCGTTTATCACTTGAAATTCTGCATCATTTAAAACTTTATTAAAAACCTTGGGCAATGAATTAGAAACTAAAATTTCTAAAGAATCTGCTTTTAACCCTAAAGTATCAGCATTGGCTTCTTCTAATGCGCTATTCTTATACGTATCCAGCATTGTAAATGATATTACGCCGAACAACATTATTAAAAGTACCAGTGTTGTTGTAGAGTGGGAAAGATACATTATATCACAACGTTATCTTTATTTTAATAATTATAATAATTATAATAATTAGGATAATAGGATAATAGGATAATTTTATAATAATATCTTATATCGAATATAAAATACAAATATACCATATAAATCTAAATATTAAATTTTAAAATATGAAATATGAACTATAATATTATTTAATTTGAATTTTAATTATAAATTACTGAATAAATATAAAATTAATTAGGATATAAAATCAAAGATGCATTTATTGGCACTCCAGATTTATGATAATATATTATTTTTTTACGGTCAGCAGATATTGCTTCAGATGCGATAAATGCGGTATCTTCATCAGAAAAAGGACCCATTGTATTAATATTCTTAGGGCCAAAAATTACATTCCAATATACCACATACCAGCCACTTGACCTGTTTATTTGTACTACAGTGTGAGCTATTGCAAAATTATCATTTACAGCACCCTTTGAATAGCTATAATTCCCGACAGCCACCTTATAATTATCATAATCTATTCTACTGTCAATATACGAGTCAATTATTGAAGAATCTATGTTGGTGTTTAATAATACGATTACATTTTCCAAAGTACCTTCAGATAACAAAGATTCCATTGCAGATATTGCTTTATTATTCAAAACGTTGAATTCTACTGCTTCAGTGTATCCTTCAGTGTCCTCAAAAACTGCAACCGTATATATTGATGTTCCCACAATTAAAATCAAAATTGCAAAAAGAACATCGTAATCAAATATCATAGTTAAATCACCGACGGTATCTTTAATGTAATATTATTAGTTAATTAGAGCTTATTTTAATTTTTGTTTTATTTTAATTTTTTTAGTTTTGATATCCCATAATAAAACAATTACTTGATTGATACTTGATTGATAATTTATTAAGCGCCAATACTCAACGTAATATTATGTGATTCTAATTTAAGACCATAATTCATAATATTATAATCATTCGTAATTGTGAAATAAACTTTATTAGTTTCAGGACTATTACTTACACTTAATAATTTAATTTCTAAGCAATTACCACCGTCATAATCCAAAAATTTCTCAAATTCAGAAAGTGATTCCGTTGAAGACAGGGTTCTATTTGTTATAACTCCATTTACTTCAAATATTGCATTTGTTGGTACATCAGAACTTAACGTAATATTACCCAGCACATATTCATCATTATTTTTGTAGTAGAAGATTTGACCCTGAGACAGAGTAAAGTAGTACTTATAACCAATTTGTTTAGATAATGAAACCGGTACTAATTTTTTACGGTTAAAGTTATACACTTTTCTTTCAAATGTTCCCTCGTGTGTAGACGTATTTACTATAAGCGAATTAATATCTGAAACCTCAATGTTATTAAACTGGTATTCATATTCGTAATTATAAATATCTACACAATTAGGGTCATAGCTACCTTTTATTTTATTACTGCTATAATAATGTCTTGTTAAATTTGTTAAAAAATCATAATAGTCCGATTCATAATTATCTGATGGGAATTCATAATCTTTATAAATTTTTGTTGCGAGTAAGTTAACTTTTTGAATTTCCTGAGTCGAATGTATTTCATTTTGAGCTGTAAGCATAGATGACGATAGGTTAGACGTAATTATGAAAAAAATTATCAAGAACAACATTATTACGATTAATGCCTCATAACTGAATATATAACCTTTTTTAGACCCCAATTTACGAACTAATATATTTTGGTCATTATTAGTCAATCCGTCAATTGTTAACTGAATTTTGGATTTCTTTTTAAAATCTTTGTCTTTTTCGATAATTTTCATAATTTACCTTTAAAAATGATTTTTCCACATTTTGATTATTGGGTTAATTAAAAATAACTAAATTGTCCAAAATTACTTTTAATACTATTAAGTTTATTTAATTACGCCATTTCTACATTTAACTCCTTTGAAACGTAAAAATCATCAACTACGACTTTTAAGGAATTGCCCATATCTAATCCAGATGATACTGCGTTTTTAGTCATTATTTTAGTACCATTTTTATAAAATGTTATGTTTGTTTTTCCAGTGATATGTATTACCTTATTCGCATAATATATGTCATAATTTTTTCCATATATCCTATCAAAACTTGAATCCAATACTATATCTTCATTATATGCCACAATCGCCGTATTTTCAAATATATTAAGTATAGCATCCGCTGAACTAACTATTTCAGATCTTTTAAATTCATTTGCGGTATTGATAACAATATTCCCAATTATAGAAAATGTTATTATAATTAGAAGCATTGCTATTAAAAAATCATACGCAATTTGTCCTTTATTTTTTTTGAATTTATATACTTTCATAGTATCTACTTTTTGAATTGAGTCCCAATTTTTAGATTCTCATTTGATATGTAGTTTTAATTTAGATATATAATCATATCTTTTTTTATAAAGTATATTAAATTTTAAAATTGTTTTGATAATACTAGGCATTGTAAATAATTTTCTATTTTATGATATTAAATATATTCGAAAAAATATATATTTTTATGGATTATCTACTGTAAATTTTAAAAATAAGATTAAAAATTATAAAAAAGAATTTGTTTTGAAATCAAAGTATAATAAGATATTAATAAATTAATAAATTATTTTGCTAACCATTACTAATTAATTAAGGTATTACTTCGATTTTAATTCTATTGTCTTCTTTCAATAATTTAAAAGATAACAATTTTGAAGTATTAACATATATGGAACTTCCATTTAACATTTGAATATCACTATCAAAAGTTGCAACAACCTCAAAACCATCGCCTGAAACTGTAATATTATTAGTTGCAAAATTCCAAGTTGATTCAGAAGGTGATTTTACCCTAACTAATTTGTAAGAACCTTCATCAAGTGTATCCATCATTTGAATATTAGATTTCAAATTGGATAAACTTCCATGTGCTAAACTTGCTTTAGCAACTTCTGTAGTTTTATCCAAACCAAATAAACCTGGAATTATAGTTGCCACTACAACAGAGGCCAATAAAGCTAAAAATAATATGGAAAACTCCATTGAGATTTGACCTTTACCATTTCTAACTTTTCTACCGAATATTTTTTTCGGATTAGCTTCAGGTTTAACAGATTTATTTTTAAGTTTAATCTTCATATTATCATCCTTAGATTTTAGCAACTCGATAAAACAATTAAATTATGATAAGATAATAGAATAAGACTAATTGAAGTAATTGAAGTAATTAAAAGATATATTGATAAAATTTATAATTATAATTAATAATAGATTAACTACTTTTTATTATATAATAATTAAATAAACAAGTCTTCAGCTTCAAAACCTGAAGATTTTGGTTCCCATTTAACTACATAGTAAAATCCCACATCTTCCGGAGAATCTGTTGTATATGCAAACGCAGGAACGTCCATTGAATTATCAATTAATGAATAATCATCAACTATAGGCAGTAAATAACTGTCTATTTGAGTATTTTTACTTGAAAGACCTTTAAATCTACTTACCCAATCATTGTATGATTCCATCCAAGCTTTTGGTCCATCTATAGCTTTATAAGTATCTATAGAAGAATAACCATTTATAATAATTGGTGCTGGCATAACTAATGAAACAGTGCCCCCTGCCAAATTAACTATATTACCACGCACGTAAAGACGAACGTTATCCAATGATATACCATTATTTTTGTATGCCGGTATAAATTCGTTTAAATCGATTACTTTTATATTTGAAAGAACCATTGGTCCTACAATCTCCATTTTGTCCTCTTCATAATCTAAACCCAAATCAGTACCTCGAGTAATATTAATAATTACCTTAGAAGCAGTTGTCTGAATTACTGTATCTTCATCTTCTTCATCCTCGTCTTCCTCTTCATCTTCCTCGTCTTCCTCGTCTTCTTCGTAGTCCACTATTAGATAATCAATTCCTGCACCATAAAATTTAAATGTTATTTTTGAATAAGGCGGTATCCAAAAACCCGTTCGACTATTTAATTCAGATAAAGGGTCTATATCTACATTTAACGTATCATATTCGTATCCATTATCATCATAATCTTCGTAATCCAAGGTTTTAAAATATTGAACTTTTTTTAATTCTTTAATTTCATATTTAACATCAGTAGGAACGTTTACAAAAACAGAATATGGGTTGTTATTAGTCATATCTCCTTTGAATTCCCAATTTGTATATAAAGAAGCCACATTTGTTTCTGCAAATGTTGAATTTATGGATATTAAAATAAATAATACGAAAAAGAAGAGTAAGGAAATTTTAATTAAATTATTTCCTTTTAAATTTTTAGTTTTTGTATCTTCCGATTTAGACTTCATCCAAACCACCTAATGTTCTTACAATCACGAGTTCTTCACTATCCTTTGAAATAAGTAATGGAATTTGTTCAGAAGGTATTGATACAATCAATACATAATTAACGTTATCATCAAATATTTGAGTTTTCTCTTCAATTTCGTTTAACTTTTGACCATAACTCGAAAATTTACTGCTTACACTGCTGTAATCCAATTTTCCTGCTACTGTAGCATGCAATATTCCTGGTACATTGTCAAGAGAATATGATACAGAAGAACTACTTTCTAAAGTATCTTTATTACCATCATCTTCTACTGCAGAAGATACCATTTTTGTTTCAGAATATTCCAAATTAGATAATGCCATATATGAATTATCTACAATTGCGTATGTTAAGAAATTAGTATCATTCTTTGAATATATTTTTATAAATTCACCAACCTCAGGTAATTTACCACATTGGTCTGAGGTTAACATTATCGTTACTTTATCCATTCCTTTAACGGAAGTTATAGAAAATCCATCTAAACTTCCCAAATTTAAAGATTCTACATATTTTTGTAAATTATCCCTATTAATAAATATTTTGGTTGTTTTTGTTTTAACGTAATAGTATTCATCACCAGATGAAAGCTGATAATCTACATAGCTATTTAATACGGTTGTTATTTCAGATTTTATATCAATCGTACTAAAGTATTCATCTATTTCAGCAATACTATTTGCACTTTGTATTTTACGAACTAATTCAGGTGCTCTACTACTATAATCATAATAGGAGCCGTACATGGCAATAATTTGACCAATCGACGAATCTTTATATTCCTTCACCTGTATATAGTCAGTGGCTTCGTCAACCACATCATTTACTTCAGATATAGATTGACTGTTTTGTATTTTGGCAATAAATGACAACCTTCGATGGTCTGAAGGATAGGCTTCAAATAAATTATTTACTGTAACCATAGACGACTCTTTAGTTTGTTCTAATCTAACCTGGTCTTCGGCTTTTATGTTGGTATAGATATAGTAAGAACTAACAATAATAACCGTTATCAGCGCCAGTATTAAAACTGAACGAAGGTGCCTATAATAAATTCTTGAAGACTTTTTTGACTTAGACTTCAAAGACTTTACTTTATCGCTATACTCCTCAGCAGACATCATTTCCCCCTTAAATATAACAATACTGTCAATAATTAATAATAAATAATGAGTATCATAAATAAAATTGGATATATAAAATTAAATATGGTATAAAATCTCTTTTAATAAGGTAATCTATCTTTTACATTTTATATTAATTTATGGGTTTAGATTAACGATAAGTTTATTGTAAATTAAGTACAAATTCGTTTAATTCTCAAATTTTAAGGCAACCGTAGTATCTGCGGATACATTATCTTCAATATAATCTTTCAAAAAATTTTTATCATTTTCAGATACTGGCGTATCATTAGCCAATACTATCGTAATATCATATTGCCCCTCCCGATTAATTATTTCAGAACGTATGAAATATAAACTTGCTTCTGAACCATTATATCCAGAATTTAGCAGATTTACGGCAGATTTTGCAAGCACATCTACATCACCGACTTTTTTAACCTGTTGGTCTAAAACTTCATCCATAAAATGAGAAGTCATTGCATAGGAAATTACAAGTATTGCTAAAACCATTACTGAAAATTCTAAAGATAATTGACCTTTTTTACCTTTTTTACCTTCTTTTTGCTTTTTATATATATTAAAAGCAGTATTTTCAATTTTTTTCAAATTTTCACCGATTAATGTGAAATTATTGAGAAACTTTTTCATAATATTTGATTAATTCTATTATAATATATTTTATTTTTTTTATAGTATATATGAATATAGTGATTAATTATATAAATTGAATTATCTACGACAAATACCGATAAATACCAATTAAGTTAAATAGAACATATATTAAGATATTTTAACAGCAAAATGGTTATATAACTTAATAATACGAAAGGTACGAAAGGATAAGTCTTTAAAATATTTACATCGGTTATTTTGCCCTTCGAATTTAAATCTTTTATCAGGTCTATATCTTCATTCGACAAACCTTCCCCATCTAAATTAATAACTTTACCTTCTATTTTACCAATTTGGGCATTAAACATTATTTTTATTCTCTTAAAGAGGCTCGAATTATTAACAGAAACATTATCTCCATTTATGATAATTATATCCCGTATAATATCCCCTTCTTTTAATTCCGAAATTGGTTTCTTAATAGATATCTCTGCACCAGTCAAAGCATAAATTACAACAGAAAGTAAGCTTAATTCTAATCCATAAACTGCATAATTCAATAGTACGTTTTGAGTTAAAAAATATGAATTATCCATTGCGTAAATAGCTAATAAGTATAATGGGGACATATAACCCAAATATCTTGCTAATTTTCCATATATTTCGAATTTTCTACCCAAAAGTATTGAAATAATTGCAAAACCCCAAACAAATATCGATTTATAAGGTAAAGCATATATATCCACCACATAAGTAATTAAACCAATTATCATTGCCATATAACCTGCAGAAGGCACAATTTCCTTCCAATATTTTATAAATATGGTTTTCATTGGCCAAATACTTGCAAATATAAAACTTAATAGTATTATTGCAAATATAGGAATTGGAACATATAAAAAGCTTGAATATGCAAATATAGGTGCTAATGTGGCAAAAAGCTTAATATCCCCTCCACCCATACCTACACCAAGTATTAAACCCAAAATAAGCGTAGATATTAATGCCGCTATGGAATCAAATCCAAAATAATAAAATCCAACAGAAACATTTAACAAAAACATTATTATTGTGATATAATGCGGTATTATCTTTTCTTTTATATCAGTATATGTCGCCAATCCAATCAAAAAGCCATTTAATATATATGCAATAATCAAAAAATCCATAATTTCCACTTTTAAAGTTTATAATCTATTTTAATTTATGGTATTTAAATATATAAATTATTTAATTGTATTATTCTTTATTTTTTTATTATTTATCTTTGTATATACTCATTTATCCTTATTAGTGATATTTATCTTTTATTCATTGTTTTTTCCGAGTTTTTCTGCTACATTATTTTTAATATCTTCTAATATTGAAGGGTCTTCGTCTAATTTTTTAACTGCTTCCTCAATAGTGTCCATTTGAGTAATCTGCAATATTTGTTTTAGAACTTCTGAAGCTATTTCAGGTTTGTGAATCCACTTACAATTCATACAGCTCCATATTTTAGAACCATCTTTTCTCGTAATGCAATCACCTAATTCTTCATCATTGCAAGGATAAAATGGACAATAGCACCATAAACAAGACTGTCCTTCATAATGACAAGGATAATATTCACAATTTGTATTCGCACCAGATGTTTCTAATACTTTTTTTAAATGCTGTTTTGCAAGGTCTATCATAATATCACACATTTATTGTTTATTACAAATACTTAGTATATTAATTCTAAATTATTTATTAATTGCCATTTATTTTTGGATAATTTATACTATTAAGTATCTTAAATGTTTAAAATAGGTTATAATGATATGTTTATTACTTATGTAATACATAAGCATATTAAATTAAAATATACTTAAAATATAAAATTAAATAAACCTATTAATTAATTATTACAAATTGAGGAAATAATATGATAAAACATACCTGTAATATGGATAATTTAACAGTTGACAGCCTATTTAAAGAAGCAGAAAAAATAAATGACCCCGTACTTAAAGAAAAAACTATTGAATTTTTAAAAAATCCCCTCCCAACACACAGTGAAATAGAATTGTCTAACGTTTCGTTAGAAGAGTCCCCTGCAAGTGTTAAAAGACATCACAAGTACCCAAAAGGACTTTTGGAGCATACAATGGCAGTAACTAAACTTTCATATAATATTGCAGTAGCCTTGGAAGAAGTTTATGGCTTAGAATTAGATAAAGATTTAATTGTTGCAGGAGCACTACTCCACGACATAATGAAACCCCAAAATTACCAAATAAAAGAAGAAATAAAAGAATATAAAGTTAAAATTAATAATAATGACAAAAATTGTAAAGATTTTAAAGATAATGAAAATTCAGATGAAAAAACTGAAAAAACTGAAAAAACAGAATACATAACTGAAACTAAGGTCATTAGACGATTTGACCACAGTTCAGATTTTCATTTGGAACACTTGACTTTAGCGACTTCAGAGCTTTATAAAAGAGATTTTCCATTAAAATTAATCAAAGTTGTTTCAAGTCATCACGGTGATTATGGTTCTTCACGCCCTGATTCGATAGAAGCTTGGATTATACATCACGCTGATAATATGGACGCTAATTTAAACGATATAGCAATTAGAATTGGAAATTCAAGAGCAAGAGACTTGAATGTTGATGATAACAAATTATATGAAAAAATAACTCCTTTAAAAATATATGAATTACGTTCACATATTGGAAAAGAGAATTTAATTGAATATTTAAAAAATATGATGAATTCAAATGAAGAAAATAAGAGATAAAAGTAAGGAATTAAAAATAAATAAATATATAACTCCTAATTTTAACTTTTAGGGATAATATGTTAAAAAAAACAGTTCAAAAAGGAATTTCAAAAAGCAAATTATTAAAAAACATTCTTTCAAACGTTTTAAGTCCAAAAGAATTTGATAAACAAGCTCGAACTAAAAAACCCATAGTTATAGATTGTTTAGCTTGTGGTTTATGTGAAAAGGTATGTACTACAGAATCTATTAAAATATTTAAATTTAAAGATATTATATGTGAAAACTGTGGTGCTTGTGCAAATGTATGCCCAGTAGATGCCATAAATCTTAATAGGTTTGATATAGATTCTGAAAAATGTATACAATGCGGTTATTGTGCGTTATTTTGTACAATACCAATAATTATGAATGAAATACCTATAATAAATACCCCTCATATCACAAATGAATGTAATAATTGCGGGCTTTGTGTCCCAAAATGTCCAGAAAAAGCAATATCCTACGATAAATCATTATCAAAAATTGTAATATCTGATAATTGTAGATATTCCAAAAATAATAATTTAGAAATAAATGAAAAAAACAAATTAAATGACGAATGTATGATTTGTAAAAATTATTGTCCAATGAATGCGATAATATTACCAAAAGATTACAATAAAGCTTGCATTATAAAATTAGACATCAATTCGTGTATATTTTGTAAAGATTGTCAATATATATGTCCGTTAAATGAGAAAGGAATAGAATTCAATGAATGATGCAAAAATAACCCATATGATTTATTAAAATTATGTGAAATTATAAAATGTGAAATTATGAAAAACAATTTTCAAAATAATAAAATTAAAATAGGAATTGTAGTTCACGGCCCTGAAATTATTGATAGCAGATATGCTAAAAAAATAATCGATATAATTAAAAATTATAAATTTTCCTCCGAGTTAGAGTTTGAAAAAGAAATATATGTAAAATTAGGGGGTACAATGGGGAGGGTTGCCGTTATAGACAATAATTTGGAAGAAATAATCGATATTTCGGAAAAATTAGTACCTTCTAAGTCCCTTCAAAAACTCGGGGAATTCAATGATATATTATTTTTGCTAAATTATGGTAAATCCAAAATTACAGGTCATACCTTTGGTAAAATTGTTATAAACAATTCCAAAGTTCACAAAACGGTTATTCAAATTGAAAGACCTGGTGAAAAAGATGGAACTATATTATTATGGAATAAAAAATATATTGGGGAAAATTTAAAAAATAAAAAAAATAATGCTGAAGATAATTTTAAAGATAATACCTATAATGAACGTTTTGAAAGTTTTGTCAATGGACTAATTAACGTTATTAGTACTGAATTTAACATATCCGTTGAAAACTGCATAAGTAAAGGTATGAATGTATATTATGACGAATTAGGAAATCAATGCCGTAAAATACACGGTGTAAGCCCTAATGAATCAATAATGGTTAATGGGATAGTTGTAGGACGTTCAAAAGGCGAAGAAGTAATAATTATTTGCAAAGATGGTAAAATTATCGATATCAAAAATGCAGAAGTTAAATGGCACGGTGTTGAAAAATTGGGAGATATCGATTTGAACAACATAATTATTAAAACTGGTATGTTAAGACGACATAGTAATTTATGCGAAGATTTAAACATTGACGTTAAATTAAACGATGTTAAAAATAAAAATACCGATGATAAAAAAGTTGGAAAGTTGATAGTTATACACCACGCTGGAGAAAATACTTTGGAAATGCTAAAAAAAGGTCCTATTTCAGCAGTATTGACTATTGGCGATGATACAACCACAGTTTGTGGAGACATACTTGCAAGATTCGGTATTAAAATAATTGGCATTACCGATGGCGATAAAGACGAAATTCTTGATAATCCTCGATTAACTAATGGTTCAAAAGTATTTAAAATATTAAACGCAAAAGATGATGATGTAGGCGATTATATCATTGAAAATTCCACTTTTGAAGATTTAAAAAGTTTTGAAGAACATTTTATATCTATTTTTAAATTAATAGAAAATTATTCACCAAAATTGAAATACACTCTTGAAGAAATTAACAAATAAGGTTTTAAAATTAAAAAAGAATAAATAATAAAGAATAAAAAAGAATAAAAAAAAATTAACCAAGATTTAATGAGGGATTTAATGAATAATTCAAATTCTAAAAAATTTGTGGACAAATTAGTTGATTTTTTAGAATACAATGAAATAAAAACCATTTTTTCATATCCTGGTGAACAAATATTACCATTTTATAGGGCAGTTGAAAATTCTAATATAAAATTAATAACTGTTAAACACGAGCAAGCTGCAGCCCATATGGCCGATGGTTATTCTCGAATCACTAATGAAACGGGTGTTTGTTTAGTTACTGCAGGACCTGGTGCAACCAACATAACAACGGGTGTTGCTACAGCATATCGGGATAATTCTTCTATTGTATGTTTTACGGGTCGATGTCCTTCAAAATACATCGGTACGGAATTTTTCCAAGAAATACCTATGAATTTCTTAGATTTTGAAGAAGGTTGTTATATTTGTGAATCAGACGATGAAAACCTATCAAATATAAAAAAGGTATTTGAAAAAAGCTTATTTACTCGAAAACCTATCCAAATAAATATTTCAAAAAATGTTTATGATTCGATTGATAAATCATTTGGTTCGTTAAAAATTACAAAGAATTATAAATCTTATGAAAAGTATATTAATAATCATAACAATAGTGAATTATGTAACAAACTACATACTAAATACTGCATAAATACTATGAATAATGAAATAGTTGAAAATCTTGAAATCATTGAATATTTTGAGAATTTAAAAAATAATGAACTTGTTCAAAAATCT encodes:
- a CDS encoding DUF2341 domain-containing protein, whose product is MYLSHSTTTLVLLIMLFGVISFTMLDTYKNSALEEANADTLGLKADSLEILVSNSLPKVFNKVLNDAEFQVINDYNSGSSTPFFDNTDSVLYYLENHTESEIQNDINAIKTTYENAGYELNYNFEITNISMVNGFTFNVDYTLDYNLSKAGALRSKSYENSKNITVKTIISAFHYVKSDTKDSIYIKNPNTENLENFPVLIVLNNSNYNFIKNSDGNGLDFYHNGVKLNYWVEYWNSSEPNPKAFVWLKMNLSANSVEQVDIYYSGTGVSDGKSVFTMFDGFENSDDTLFKKYIHINNNQWDYESSTSPFSNSLYNINMTYSMADNQPPKMITYTELNSLVPDDLFHPVQGKLYIAEVDLMGKEDGYTAPQMLMGYYGRYHDGNDIVIFNTAELGGRWGIYNYWSITNNLADFLYSNGHMNDLKLGWEYENLWDEGGLLERIEYVKSGTYHEYTTYDDQWYRIKLVLDHKTEYTSFYLNTLNNYISQNGEVPLQFSAYPKIFQFSVNNDVKKALNAEGSYFVLGSSNGDNDNNPELHYDNFRVRKYANPEPYVSGWTLGNNLVYISPPSYSESYELGGSNAVFVENPTSPSIVDMLTGINNSDWGYGITIASYL
- a CDS encoding class III signal peptide-containing protein, which gives rise to MKIKLKNKSVKPEANPKKIFGRKVRNGKGQISMEFSILFLALLASVVVATIIPGLFGLDKTTEVAKASLAHGSLSNLKSNIQMMDTLDEGSYKLVRVKSPSESTWNFATNNITVSGDGFEVVATFDSDIQMLNGSSIYVNTSKLLSFKLLKEDNRIKIEVIP
- a CDS encoding DUF515 domain-containing protein, whose protein sequence is MSAEEYSDKVKSLKSKSKKSSRIYYRHLRSVLILALITVIIVSSYYIYTNIKAEDQVRLEQTKESSMVTVNNLFEAYPSDHRRLSFIAKIQNSQSISEVNDVVDEATDYIQVKEYKDSSIGQIIAMYGSYYDYSSRAPELVRKIQSANSIAEIDEYFSTIDIKSEITTVLNSYVDYQLSSGDEYYYVKTKTTKIFINRDNLQKYVESLNLGSLDGFSITSVKGMDKVTIMLTSDQCGKLPEVGEFIKIYSKNDTNFLTYAIVDNSYMALSNLEYSETKMVSSAVEDDGNKDTLESSSSVSYSLDNVPGILHATVAGKLDYSSVSSKFSSYGQKLNEIEEKTQIFDDNVNYVLIVSIPSEQIPLLISKDSEELVIVRTLGGLDEV
- a CDS encoding class III signal peptide-containing protein yields the protein MKKIENTAFNIYKKQKEGKKGKKGQLSLEFSVMVLAILVISYAMTSHFMDEVLDQQVKKVGDVDVLAKSAVNLLNSGYNGSEASLYFIRSEIINREGQYDITIVLANDTPVSENDKNFLKDYIEDNVSADTTVALKFEN
- a CDS encoding A24 family peptidase C-terminal domain-containing protein, whose translation is MDFLIIAYILNGFLIGLATYTDIKEKIIPHYITIIMFLLNVSVGFYYFGFDSIAALISTLILGLILGVGMGGGDIKLFATLAPIFAYSSFLYVPIPIFAIILLSFIFASIWPMKTIFIKYWKEIVPSAGYMAMIIGLITYVVDIYALPYKSIFVWGFAIISILLGRKFEIYGKLARYLGYMSPLYLLAIYAMDNSYFLTQNVLLNYAVYGLELSLLSVVIYALTGAEISIKKPISELKEGDIIRDIIIINGDNVSVNNSSLFKRIKIMFNAQIGKIEGKVINLDGEGLSNEDIDLIKDLNSKGKITDVNILKTYPFVPFVLLSYITILLLKYLNICSI
- a CDS encoding cysteine-rich small domain-containing protein gives rise to the protein MIDLAKQHLKKVLETSGANTNCEYYPCHYEGQSCLWCYCPFYPCNDEELGDCITRKDGSKIWSCMNCKWIHKPEIASEVLKQILQITQMDTIEEAVKKLDEDPSILEDIKNNVAEKLGKNNE
- a CDS encoding HDIG domain-containing metalloprotein — its product is MIKHTCNMDNLTVDSLFKEAEKINDPVLKEKTIEFLKNPLPTHSEIELSNVSLEESPASVKRHHKYPKGLLEHTMAVTKLSYNIAVALEEVYGLELDKDLIVAGALLHDIMKPQNYQIKEEIKEYKVKINNNDKNCKDFKDNENSDEKTEKTEKTEYITETKVIRRFDHSSDFHLEHLTLATSELYKRDFPLKLIKVVSSHHGDYGSSRPDSIEAWIIHHADNMDANLNDIAIRIGNSRARDLNVDDNKLYEKITPLKIYELRSHIGKENLIEYLKNMMNSNEENKR
- a CDS encoding 4Fe-4S binding protein, with the translated sequence MLKKTVQKGISKSKLLKNILSNVLSPKEFDKQARTKKPIVIDCLACGLCEKVCTTESIKIFKFKDIICENCGACANVCPVDAINLNRFDIDSEKCIQCGYCALFCTIPIIMNEIPIINTPHITNECNNCGLCVPKCPEKAISYDKSLSKIVISDNCRYSKNNNLEINEKNKLNDECMICKNYCPMNAIILPKDYNKACIIKLDINSCIFCKDCQYICPLNEKGIEFNE